Proteins from a genomic interval of Nostoc sp. TCL240-02:
- a CDS encoding folylpolyglutamate synthase/dihydrofolate synthase family protein: MDIDSVIQPLQRFGVHLGLDRIVNLLANLGNPHHQVPVIHVAGTNGKGSVCAYLSSVLTEAGYRTGRYTSPHLVDWTERICLNEQSISSEELSQFLEKVQGVIRPDDEAATQFEVITAAAWLYFAQQQVDVAVVEVGLGGRLDATNVCLEPLVTIITSISREHWQQLGPTVADIAREKAGILKAGCPVVVGQLPPDAEEVVRSRALELKCPIFTPQPTRQIATGWAEYQTLQNSQFKYPLPLAGQIQLANSALAIAALEILQQQGWQISEEAIIKGMAKTQWPGRMQWTTWNNHKILLDGAHNTAAAQVLRQYVDSLDAVNPKPVTWVMGMFADKDHADIFAALLRPGDRLFLVPIPVESWPDRTSADLDSLANLAYSLCPKLSDRQIHPDLFTALEAAISTTTTDNLIVLCGSLYLVGDFLQRGSRE; encoded by the coding sequence TTGGATATTGATTCTGTAATACAACCCCTGCAACGCTTTGGTGTCCATCTGGGACTCGATCGCATTGTCAACTTATTGGCAAATCTCGGCAATCCTCATCACCAAGTTCCAGTAATTCACGTTGCTGGCACTAATGGCAAAGGTTCAGTCTGTGCCTATCTTTCCTCCGTACTCACTGAGGCTGGTTATCGCACAGGACGCTACACTTCACCGCATTTAGTCGATTGGACAGAACGTATTTGTTTGAACGAACAGTCAATTTCCTCTGAGGAATTGAGCCAATTCTTAGAAAAAGTCCAAGGGGTGATTCGCCCTGATGACGAAGCTGCAACTCAGTTTGAAGTAATTACTGCGGCCGCTTGGTTATATTTTGCCCAGCAGCAAGTCGATGTAGCTGTGGTAGAAGTAGGACTAGGAGGGCGTTTAGATGCGACAAATGTCTGCTTGGAACCCTTAGTTACGATCATCACTTCCATCAGTCGAGAACATTGGCAGCAACTTGGCCCCACCGTCGCGGATATTGCTAGAGAAAAAGCAGGTATTCTCAAAGCTGGATGTCCCGTTGTGGTTGGGCAATTGCCACCGGATGCTGAAGAAGTTGTGCGATCGCGTGCTTTAGAATTAAAATGCCCGATTTTTACGCCTCAACCCACCCGTCAAATCGCTACAGGATGGGCAGAATATCAAACACTTCAAAATTCTCAATTTAAATATCCTTTGCCATTAGCAGGACAAATTCAATTAGCAAATTCAGCTTTGGCAATAGCAGCTTTAGAAATTCTTCAACAACAAGGTTGGCAGATTTCTGAAGAAGCCATAATTAAGGGCATGGCAAAAACTCAATGGCCAGGGCGGATGCAATGGACTACCTGGAACAACCATAAAATATTACTTGATGGCGCTCATAATACAGCTGCCGCCCAAGTTCTTCGTCAGTATGTTGATAGCTTAGATGCAGTTAACCCCAAACCCGTCACTTGGGTTATGGGAATGTTTGCTGATAAGGATCATGCTGATATTTTTGCCGCCCTGCTGCGCCCCGGCGATCGCCTTTTTTTAGTACCAATACCAGTAGAATCCTGGCCGGATAGAACTTCCGCCGATCTAGACTCCTTAGCAAACCTAGCTTATAGCCTCTGTCCCAAATTAAGCGATCGCCAAATCCATCCAGATTTATTCACAGCCCTAGAAGCCGCAATCTCAACCACCACCACAGACAATTTAATCGTTTTATGTGGTTCCCTTTATCTAGTAGGCGATTTTTTACAAAGAGGGAGTAGGGAGTAG
- a CDS encoding photosystem II protein Y, whose amino-acid sequence MDIDYRIAIVLAPVIIAASWAVFNIGAAALRQIQGFLDREA is encoded by the coding sequence ATGGATATCGATTACCGTATAGCGATCGTTTTAGCACCAGTTATCATTGCTGCTAGCTGGGCAGTGTTTAATATTGGTGCTGCGGCTTTAAGACAAATTCAAGGCTTTTTGGATCGGGAAGCCTAA
- a CDS encoding gamma carbonic anhydrase family protein — protein sequence MSTASYWTSPDFSQAAFIAANAVVMGSVNIAAGVSIWYGAVVRADVERIEIGECTNIQDGAILHGDPGFPTILEDHVTIGHRAVVHSAYIERGSLIGIGAVILDGVRVGAGSIIGAGAVVTKNIPPLSLVVGVPGKVLRQLTEAEAAELIEHAKRYQKLALVHAGKGNDLGFSKA from the coding sequence GTGTCTACCGCTTCTTACTGGACATCTCCTGATTTTTCTCAAGCTGCCTTCATTGCAGCCAATGCTGTTGTTATGGGTTCGGTAAATATAGCAGCAGGGGTGAGCATTTGGTATGGAGCAGTAGTTAGAGCAGATGTAGAACGGATTGAAATTGGCGAATGCACAAATATTCAAGATGGTGCAATTCTACATGGCGATCCTGGTTTTCCGACAATTTTAGAAGATCATGTTACCATAGGGCATCGCGCTGTGGTACATTCCGCTTATATTGAGCGTGGAAGTTTGATTGGCATTGGCGCGGTTATTTTAGACGGGGTACGAGTGGGTGCTGGCAGCATTATTGGTGCTGGTGCAGTCGTAACTAAAAATATACCGCCTTTGTCACTAGTTGTAGGTGTTCCAGGCAAAGTGTTACGACAATTAACAGAAGCTGAAGCCGCAGAATTAATTGAACACGCTAAACGTTACCAAAAGTTAGCTTTAGTTCATGCTGGTAAAGGTAACGATCTCGGCTTTAGCAAGGCTTAG
- a CDS encoding TIGR02652 family protein: protein MMNPGFQYPMFGPEIQCPHCRQTIPALTLTDTYLCPRHGAFEANPQNGELIHLQSGRHWRRWNNEWYRQHTHPDGIRFEIHEALDKLYTQGYRATKVIIAHRYQELMSGYLERSTPWRSGQPEVTAARLYGLPVEFSPDTSEDPCWEVINFDLEKEPGVPVRYPYFRLFE, encoded by the coding sequence ATGATGAATCCAGGCTTTCAGTACCCGATGTTTGGGCCGGAAATACAGTGTCCCCATTGTCGCCAGACTATTCCGGCGCTGACATTAACAGATACCTATTTGTGTCCGCGTCATGGCGCTTTTGAAGCTAATCCTCAAAATGGAGAGTTAATTCATTTGCAATCCGGCCGTCATTGGCGGAGGTGGAATAATGAATGGTATAGGCAGCATACTCATCCCGATGGTATTCGGTTTGAAATTCACGAAGCATTAGATAAGCTCTATACCCAAGGTTATCGAGCCACAAAAGTGATTATTGCTCACCGCTATCAGGAATTGATGAGTGGCTATTTAGAACGCAGTACACCTTGGCGTTCTGGACAACCAGAAGTTACCGCTGCTCGACTATACGGCTTACCCGTAGAGTTTAGCCCTGATACCTCAGAAGATCCTTGTTGGGAAGTGATTAATTTTGACTTGGAAAAAGAGCCTGGTGTCCCTGTACGCTACCCTTATTTCAGGTTGTTTGAATAA
- a CDS encoding VOC family protein codes for MHHASIRTANIHRAIAFYEHLGFTISERFTTGYTLACWMEGLGGRIELIQIPEPKPAPDAFADEHYVGYYHLSFDLTEITPDLPRWLTNLRERVLLAAESQTEELQPLKVLLEPTQQQIGDRIYEVAFIADTDGLPLEFIRVLAKLP; via the coding sequence ATGCACCACGCTTCTATTCGGACTGCGAATATTCATCGAGCGATCGCTTTCTACGAACATTTAGGGTTTACAATTTCGGAACGCTTTACTACAGGCTACACGCTAGCTTGCTGGATGGAAGGATTGGGCGGCAGAATTGAACTGATCCAAATTCCCGAACCAAAGCCAGCCCCAGATGCTTTTGCTGACGAGCATTATGTGGGGTATTATCATCTCTCGTTCGATTTAACTGAGATTACACCAGATTTACCTAGATGGTTGACTAATTTGCGAGAACGTGTATTACTAGCTGCTGAGAGTCAAACCGAAGAATTACAACCGTTGAAGGTACTTTTAGAACCGACACAACAGCAAATAGGCGATCGCATTTACGAAGTGGCTTTCATCGCTGATACTGATGGTTTACCTCTGGAATTTATTCGAGTTTTAGCAAAATTGCCATAA
- a CDS encoding cupredoxin domain-containing protein: MKIYNHLYQILITSLTFPNIAWVQILRQSYVIFALLLSLNFISATPAMAANFSVDLLKQPATEITISLGNSANELKFEPNHLEFEAGKRYQLRLTNPSQLKHYFTAKDFADGIWTQKVQAGKVEIKGAIHELELKPGAEAEWVFVPLKSGTYGLRCSIPGHTEAGMTGEIAISN, translated from the coding sequence ATGAAAATTTACAACCATTTATACCAAATTTTAATTACATCTCTGACTTTTCCAAATATTGCTTGGGTGCAAATATTACGGCAGAGCTACGTAATATTTGCGTTGCTCCTGAGCTTAAATTTCATCAGTGCGACTCCAGCAATGGCGGCAAATTTTTCTGTTGATTTGCTGAAGCAACCAGCTACAGAAATTACAATTAGCTTGGGTAATTCAGCTAACGAACTCAAATTTGAGCCAAATCATCTGGAATTCGAGGCTGGCAAACGCTATCAACTCCGGCTTACCAATCCCAGCCAACTGAAGCACTATTTTACTGCTAAAGACTTTGCCGATGGCATCTGGACACAAAAAGTCCAAGCAGGCAAAGTAGAAATTAAAGGAGCTATTCACGAACTGGAACTCAAGCCGGGTGCTGAGGCAGAATGGGTATTTGTGCCCTTAAAATCTGGAACTTATGGCTTACGTTGTTCAATACCAGGACATACGGAAGCAGGTATGACTGGAGAAATTGCCATTAGTAATTAA
- the map gene encoding type I methionyl aminopeptidase produces MNIFSNLLSQTTQPATSKKKGRGIEIKSSREIEIMRQSSAIVATVLKEISELVKPGMTTADLDAHAEKRIREMGATPSFKGYHGFPGSICSSINNEAVHGIPSPKKVIRVGDVLKVDTGAYYQGFHGDSCISIAVGEVTEEAAKLIRVAEEALFKGIEQIKAGVYLLDLAGAIEDHVKANGFSIVEEFTGHGVGRNLHEEPSVFNYRTREMPNVKLRAGMTLAIEPILNAGSRHTRTLSDRWTAVTVDNSLSAQFEHTVLVTDTGYEILTDRSKV; encoded by the coding sequence ATGAACATTTTCAGTAACTTACTTTCTCAAACAACTCAGCCTGCAACATCAAAAAAAAAGGGACGAGGAATTGAAATTAAATCGTCGCGTGAAATTGAAATCATGCGACAATCATCGGCAATTGTGGCAACTGTGTTAAAAGAAATTTCCGAGCTAGTAAAGCCAGGAATGACAACGGCTGATTTAGATGCTCACGCGGAAAAACGCATCCGCGAAATGGGTGCAACACCGAGTTTTAAAGGATATCACGGTTTTCCTGGTTCTATCTGCTCCAGCATTAATAATGAAGCAGTGCATGGCATTCCTAGCCCTAAAAAAGTGATTCGTGTGGGGGATGTATTAAAAGTAGATACTGGCGCTTATTACCAAGGCTTTCATGGTGATTCTTGCATTTCAATTGCTGTCGGTGAAGTGACAGAAGAAGCTGCTAAATTAATTCGCGTAGCAGAAGAAGCTTTATTTAAGGGCATTGAACAAATAAAGGCTGGTGTATACCTGCTTGACTTAGCTGGAGCAATTGAAGACCATGTGAAAGCGAACGGCTTTAGTATAGTCGAAGAATTCACTGGACACGGTGTTGGTCGTAATTTGCACGAAGAACCTTCAGTATTCAACTACCGTACCCGCGAGATGCCAAATGTGAAACTCCGTGCGGGGATGACGCTGGCAATTGAGCCAATTTTAAATGCGGGTTCTAGACATACCCGGACATTATCTGACCGTTGGACAGCAGTCACTGTGGATAATTCTTTGTCAGCTCAGTTTGAGCATACAGTGTTAGTTACAGACACGGGTTATGAGATTTTGACTGACCGTTCTAAGGTGTAA
- a CDS encoding fatty acid desaturase — MAVIANIQLINKETVKVFTASLAWVIYLFFLPYVYASINIFSIFFIIFPGVYILCLLAQFVHECWHEYLPRIDNEFFYLILSWMIFIDPQTFEIVHPSHHTQVNTYNDMEFHPLGEIKNKLLRIIYNFSEICLGKMFVFIVADFQILKNQKLKQQYYFKKLIISIWMRIFIWGGIGYTSHVLLGVTTSQIIISYLIICWMGSFIVHHCELIEHGNLIIEGNLKERNLKTRNLKPSGILERFFLFITHNHCLEHSLHHSLSNIYTRPFPQINALPDETVYISFSEYLVILKDMLTGKCPITNIE, encoded by the coding sequence ATGGCAGTTATTGCTAATATTCAATTAATCAATAAAGAAACCGTAAAAGTTTTTACTGCTTCACTAGCTTGGGTGATATATCTATTTTTCTTGCCTTATGTTTATGCTTCAATAAATATTTTTTCAATCTTTTTTATAATTTTCCCAGGAGTTTATATTCTCTGTTTACTAGCACAGTTTGTGCATGAATGTTGGCATGAATATTTACCCCGCATCGACAATGAGTTTTTTTATTTAATATTGTCTTGGATGATTTTTATCGATCCGCAAACATTTGAGATAGTACATCCTTCTCATCATACTCAAGTGAATACTTACAACGATATGGAGTTTCATCCTTTAGGAGAGATTAAGAATAAATTATTGCGAATTATTTATAACTTTTCGGAAATATGTTTAGGGAAAATGTTTGTTTTTATTGTGGCAGACTTCCAAATATTGAAGAACCAAAAACTTAAACAGCAGTATTACTTTAAGAAACTAATAATTTCTATTTGGATGCGGATTTTTATTTGGGGTGGGATTGGTTACACTTCGCACGTACTATTAGGAGTAACTACAAGTCAAATTATAATTTCTTATCTTATTATCTGTTGGATGGGATCTTTTATAGTTCACCATTGTGAACTCATAGAACATGGAAATCTTATTATAGAAGGTAATTTAAAAGAGCGTAATTTAAAAACCAGAAACTTAAAACCTTCTGGTATTTTAGAAAGGTTCTTTCTGTTTATCACCCATAATCATTGCCTAGAACATTCATTACATCACTCTCTATCTAATATTTATACTCGACCATTTCCTCAAATAAATGCTCTACCAGACGAAACAGTATATATTTCATTTAGTGAATATTTAGTAATCCTCAAAGATATGCTTACAGGTAAATGTCCAATTACTAATATTGAATAG
- a CDS encoding amidase, whose protein sequence is MNEVDLAFTPALELAQLIRRREISPLEVVEVYLERIEQLNPQLGSYFTVTAELAIADAKAKTELLTTTLELPPFFGVPISIKDLNAVADVTCTYGNPALLNNIPNYDDGVVTRIKQAGFTILGKTATSELGSFPYSEPTGFPPARNPWNLEYTSGGSSGGAAAAVAAGLCAIAQGSDGGGSIRGPAACCGLVGLKPSRGRVSKAPVGERLAGIAVNGPIARTVADAAALLDTISGYVTGDPYWLPDPEPSFLAATQTKLGALRIAFDTNIYPLGEADANCQQGVRQTVQLLEQLGHHVEQKSPDFSALVEPFQIVWQAGVAASGLPVEALQPLNRWLFARTGSVGDYLKAVSQMQIVARQIVAFFDTVDVLVLPVYLHSPIRVGEWASLSPEDTFQNIIEWIAPCPPANATGQPAIAIPVGFDSKGLPISVQLIGKPAAEATLINLAAQLEAANPWIHHRPAFAISG, encoded by the coding sequence ATGAATGAAGTTGATTTAGCATTTACCCCAGCACTAGAGTTGGCGCAATTAATTCGTCGCCGGGAAATTTCACCGCTAGAGGTAGTGGAAGTATATTTAGAACGGATTGAGCAGTTGAATCCGCAATTAGGAAGTTATTTTACAGTGACGGCAGAACTAGCGATCGCAGATGCCAAAGCCAAAACAGAATTATTGACAACTACCTTAGAACTACCACCATTTTTTGGTGTGCCAATTTCCATTAAAGACCTCAATGCTGTAGCTGATGTTACCTGTACTTATGGAAATCCCGCATTACTTAACAATATTCCTAACTATGATGATGGGGTTGTAACAAGGATTAAGCAAGCTGGGTTTACTATTCTTGGTAAAACAGCCACTTCTGAATTAGGTTCATTCCCTTACAGCGAACCTACGGGTTTTCCTCCAGCCAGAAATCCGTGGAATTTAGAATACACCTCTGGCGGTTCCAGTGGTGGCGCGGCGGCGGCAGTAGCAGCAGGATTGTGTGCGATCGCTCAAGGTTCTGATGGTGGTGGTTCAATTCGTGGCCCTGCGGCTTGTTGTGGTTTGGTGGGACTCAAACCATCTAGGGGTAGGGTGAGTAAAGCACCCGTAGGCGAACGCCTCGCTGGAATTGCCGTCAACGGCCCCATCGCCCGCACTGTTGCTGATGCTGCTGCCCTTTTGGATACGATATCTGGCTATGTTACAGGCGATCCTTACTGGTTGCCAGATCCCGAACCATCATTTCTCGCTGCCACTCAGACGAAATTGGGGGCTTTGCGAATTGCCTTTGATACTAACATTTATCCTTTGGGAGAAGCTGATGCTAACTGTCAGCAAGGTGTCCGTCAAACAGTCCAGTTATTAGAACAACTCGGCCACCACGTTGAACAGAAATCTCCTGATTTTAGCGCTCTAGTTGAACCATTTCAAATTGTTTGGCAAGCTGGGGTAGCTGCGTCAGGACTTCCAGTTGAAGCCTTGCAACCATTAAATCGCTGGCTATTTGCACGCACAGGTTCTGTTGGTGACTACCTCAAAGCAGTTTCCCAAATGCAGATTGTGGCACGACAGATTGTAGCCTTTTTCGATACTGTCGATGTGCTGGTATTGCCAGTTTATCTCCATTCACCTATCCGCGTTGGAGAATGGGCTTCACTGAGTCCAGAAGATACATTCCAAAATATTATTGAGTGGATTGCCCCTTGTCCACCTGCGAATGCAACTGGACAACCTGCGATCGCAATTCCTGTAGGCTTTGATAGTAAGGGTTTACCCATAAGTGTGCAACTAATTGGTAAACCTGCGGCTGAAGCTACCCTCATCAACCTAGCAGCACAATTAGAAGCGGCTAACCCTTGGATTCATCATCGTCCAGCCTTTGCGATATCAGGCTAA
- a CDS encoding Crp/Fnr family transcriptional regulator, producing the protein MQASLEQLSQIIVFAGLETADKVNLQPHTQVQRYRKGEIILHEGDVLSTKLYAVASGEIQVTKIAMTGKETILRTLAAGEIFAAPALLGNGISPATVTAESDCEILTIERDALLKAIGQNPEIALRMLMVFNSRIQQLHETVHGLVSERAIVRLARLIQYFAAESGTESSPEGECLKVKLSYYRMARSSGITYEECVRLIKSLKSIIAYRRGGTIIILDTQKLDAIASGNIDQ; encoded by the coding sequence ATGCAGGCATCCCTGGAACAACTTTCGCAAATTATTGTGTTTGCAGGTTTAGAAACGGCAGACAAAGTAAATTTGCAACCTCACACTCAGGTGCAACGTTATCGCAAAGGAGAGATTATTCTCCATGAGGGTGATGTTTTATCAACAAAACTCTATGCTGTTGCTAGTGGAGAAATTCAAGTTACCAAAATAGCCATGACGGGGAAAGAAACGATTCTCCGCACCTTAGCGGCTGGGGAAATTTTTGCGGCTCCTGCTTTATTAGGCAATGGAATTTCCCCAGCAACTGTAACTGCTGAATCGGATTGTGAAATTCTCACTATAGAGAGAGATGCTTTATTAAAAGCGATTGGACAAAACCCTGAAATTGCATTACGAATGCTGATGGTGTTTAACAGTCGGATTCAGCAATTGCATGAGACAGTCCACGGATTAGTTTCAGAAAGAGCTATTGTTCGCCTTGCCAGATTAATTCAATATTTTGCTGCCGAATCAGGAACTGAATCAAGTCCAGAAGGCGAGTGTTTAAAAGTCAAGTTATCTTATTATCGCATGGCTCGCAGTAGCGGCATTACTTACGAAGAATGTGTGCGGTTAATTAAAAGTCTCAAGTCAATAATTGCCTATCGTCGTGGTGGGACGATTATCATACTTGATACTCAGAAATTAGATGCGATCGCTTCTGGAAATATAGATCAATAA
- a CDS encoding cytochrome c gives MDNQITKPEILIQRIVLLTLAILLSVPLGFFGVQLVQASDPYVKSVLSLTGNPVQGHAIFQINCAGCHGLEADGRVGPSLQAVSKHKSQYGLIHQVISGETPPMPKFQPSTQEMADLLSYLESL, from the coding sequence TTGGATAACCAGATTACCAAACCTGAAATTTTGATTCAGCGCATTGTTTTATTGACGCTGGCCATACTGCTATCAGTCCCTTTGGGCTTTTTTGGTGTTCAGTTGGTTCAAGCCTCCGATCCTTATGTCAAGAGTGTTTTATCTCTAACAGGAAACCCAGTTCAAGGACACGCGATCTTTCAAATTAACTGTGCTGGATGTCATGGTTTGGAAGCAGACGGGCGAGTAGGGCCGAGTTTGCAAGCTGTTTCCAAGCATAAGTCTCAATATGGATTGATTCACCAGGTAATCAGTGGCGAAACCCCGCCAATGCCAAAATTCCAGCCTAGCACCCAAGAAATGGCGGATCTTTTGAGCTATTTAGAGTCGTTATAG
- the petG gene encoding cytochrome b6-f complex subunit V, which translates to MVEPLLSGIVLGLVFVTLAGLFYAAYKQYKRPNQLGG; encoded by the coding sequence GTGGTTGAACCCCTGCTATCAGGTATTGTCCTTGGTCTAGTTTTCGTCACCCTCGCCGGACTGTTTTACGCTGCCTATAAGCAATACAAGCGCCCCAATCAGTTGGGCGGTTGA
- the rsmD gene encoding 16S rRNA (guanine(966)-N(2))-methyltransferase RsmD — MSLRIYGNRQLKTLPGKETRPTSARVREAVFNIWQGEIAGCRWLDLCAGTGSMGAEALCRGASLAVGIEQSSRACATIQQNWQQVANADEQEFRVLRGDITQQLKTLSGKQFDRIYFDPPYASGLFQPVLEAIAHYQLLDPSGEIAVEHASQGWTPPEIPSWEICREKVYGNTSLTFYRIVK, encoded by the coding sequence ATGAGCCTGAGAATTTACGGTAATCGCCAGCTAAAAACTTTACCAGGGAAAGAAACTAGACCTACCAGTGCGCGGGTAAGGGAGGCAGTCTTTAATATTTGGCAGGGAGAAATTGCAGGTTGTCGCTGGCTAGATTTGTGCGCCGGTACTGGTTCAATGGGCGCAGAGGCTTTGTGTAGAGGAGCCAGCCTAGCAGTGGGAATTGAACAATCCAGCCGAGCCTGTGCCACCATCCAACAAAATTGGCAGCAGGTAGCTAATGCCGACGAGCAAGAATTTCGGGTATTGCGGGGAGATATTACGCAGCAGTTAAAGACTTTATCAGGCAAGCAATTCGATAGAATTTACTTTGATCCACCTTATGCCAGTGGATTGTTCCAACCAGTATTAGAAGCGATCGCTCACTATCAACTTTTAGATCCTAGTGGCGAAATCGCAGTTGAACACGCCTCACAAGGTTGGACACCGCCAGAGATTCCCTCTTGGGAAATTTGCCGCGAGAAGGTTTACGGCAACACATCACTTACTTTCTACAGAATTGTGAAATGA
- the hisH gene encoding imidazole glycerol phosphate synthase subunit HisH yields MPVIAVVDYEMGNLHSVCKGLEKAGATPNVTYSPKELEQADAIVLPGVGAFDPAVQHLRARGLEQPIKEAIASGKPFLGICLGLQILFESSAEGTQPGLGIIKGKVRRFRPEPDITIPHMGWNQLEMTQAKSILWEHLPSDPWVYFVHSYYVDPIDPLIRAATITHGTQTITAAIAHENLMAVQFHPEKSSNIGLQILSNFVAQVREKIPA; encoded by the coding sequence ATGCCAGTAATTGCGGTCGTAGACTACGAGATGGGAAATTTGCACTCAGTCTGTAAAGGGTTGGAAAAAGCTGGGGCAACTCCTAATGTTACTTATTCTCCAAAGGAATTAGAACAGGCAGATGCAATAGTTCTACCAGGAGTGGGAGCATTTGATCCAGCAGTACAACACCTGCGAGCGCGTGGTTTGGAACAACCTATTAAAGAAGCGATCGCATCTGGTAAACCTTTTTTGGGAATTTGTTTAGGATTGCAAATTCTCTTTGAATCAAGTGCAGAAGGTACTCAACCAGGACTAGGAATTATCAAAGGAAAAGTGCGGCGCTTTCGTCCAGAACCTGACATCACTATTCCTCACATGGGTTGGAATCAGCTGGAAATGACTCAGGCAAAAAGTATTTTGTGGGAGCATTTGCCGTCCGATCCTTGGGTATATTTTGTCCATTCCTACTATGTTGACCCAATAGACCCGTTAATCCGTGCAGCAACCATCACCCACGGTACTCAAACCATCACAGCTGCGATCGCTCACGAAAATCTCATGGCAGTTCAATTTCACCCCGAAAAATCCTCTAATATTGGATTGCAAATCCTATCTAATTTTGTTGCTCAAGTCCGCGAAAAAATTCCTGCCTAA
- a CDS encoding DUF3370 domain-containing protein produces the protein MLPLLLIFPIAQSTPATPPPEEVVQTQEVRPLPGQLDTVPTFNSNSPELVLKEGILLSTFPPDGKKVPTAHLNFPFRGRFDIFAHHVARAEPSENLRSLYLGIILHNPSSEAVKVNIWQAASYLSQPDAPFIQLPSFSQNPLGTIFAGPGDRVMSDVLRGRRQEIFPAQIEIPAKQSRMLLNLPIPVQGLTPPLNGRSTLIRLQSNGTVYAASLAMFARVNPDGSERSPTLEEWQNLLDNGDLAGPRDKAPTPLEETGKPRIYGRVAGVASGSRWRALLVDNPKARYLTIPQPGQVFSYALSTLHGGTLGTGQIQSATMLVRYPDTAYRAHGNYGIQYNLKLPLYNNTQSPQTVSVSIQTPLKENQLVKPGLHFLSTPAREVFFRGTVRVRYKDEQNQPQTQFVHLVQKRGQPGEPLVSLNMKAGDRSLVEVDFLYPPDATPPQVLTVSTQAESR, from the coding sequence ATGTTGCCATTGTTACTAATTTTCCCAATTGCTCAATCAACTCCTGCCACACCACCACCTGAAGAAGTTGTACAAACACAAGAAGTACGTCCTTTACCAGGTCAATTGGATACAGTGCCAACTTTTAACAGTAATAGTCCAGAATTGGTGTTGAAAGAAGGAATTTTACTCTCCACTTTTCCACCAGATGGCAAAAAAGTGCCAACAGCGCATTTGAATTTTCCTTTTCGGGGACGATTTGATATTTTTGCCCATCACGTTGCTAGGGCTGAACCATCAGAGAATTTGCGCTCGCTCTATTTAGGGATAATTTTGCACAACCCTAGTTCGGAAGCAGTAAAGGTGAATATTTGGCAGGCGGCGAGTTATTTGAGTCAACCGGATGCACCATTTATTCAATTACCATCTTTTAGCCAAAATCCTTTAGGGACAATTTTTGCTGGCCCAGGCGATCGGGTCATGTCTGATGTGTTACGGGGACGACGGCAAGAGATTTTCCCTGCCCAAATTGAGATTCCAGCAAAGCAAAGTCGGATGTTACTAAATTTACCAATTCCTGTGCAGGGATTGACACCACCTCTGAATGGTCGTTCGACATTGATCCGATTGCAAAGTAATGGCACCGTCTATGCGGCTAGCCTAGCGATGTTTGCACGGGTGAATCCTGATGGCAGTGAGCGATCGCCTACTTTAGAAGAGTGGCAGAATTTACTAGATAATGGTGATTTGGCTGGGCCACGGGATAAAGCGCCCACTCCCCTAGAGGAAACTGGCAAGCCAAGAATTTATGGGCGTGTTGCTGGAGTGGCTAGTGGTTCGCGATGGAGAGCCTTATTAGTAGATAATCCTAAAGCTAGGTATCTAACTATTCCCCAGCCTGGTCAAGTGTTTTCTTACGCTCTGAGTACCCTGCATGGCGGTACATTAGGAACTGGTCAAATTCAAAGTGCTACCATGCTGGTGCGCTATCCTGACACCGCATATCGCGCTCATGGCAACTATGGAATTCAATATAATCTCAAGTTGCCGCTGTACAACAATACTCAAAGTCCCCAAACTGTGAGTGTATCCATACAAACCCCATTGAAGGAGAATCAGTTAGTCAAACCAGGGTTACACTTTCTGAGTACACCAGCCCGTGAAGTATTTTTCCGAGGTACAGTGCGGGTACGTTACAAGGATGAGCAAAATCAGCCGCAAACTCAGTTTGTGCATTTAGTACAAAAGAGAGGTCAACCAGGGGAACCCTTAGTTTCATTAAATATGAAAGCTGGCGATCGCTCATTAGTAGAAGTAGATTTTCTCTATCCACCAGATGCCACACCACCGCAAGTATTAACAGTGTCAACTCAGGCGGAAAGTCGGTAA